The sequence GGTGAACTCGTCGTGGACTACCTTGGCTTCCACCACCGCCAGGGCCTCTTCCCGCAGCCAGGCGCGGTGCTGCTCGAAGAGCTCCGAGAACGCCACCACCTCTACCTTGGCGCTGCCGTCGTCCAGCACGATGACCCCCATGCGGCCGCGCCGGGTGGGCTGGATGCGCAGGCTGTAGATCATGCCGGCCACCAGCACGCTACTCTGGGAGGGCTGCAGCTCGGCCAGGCGGGTCTTCACGAAGGCGGAGACTTCCCGGGCGTAGGCGTTGAACGGATGGCCCGAGAGGTAGAAGCCCAGAGCGAGCTTTTCGTTTTGCAGCCGCTCGGCCTCGCTCCACCGGGGGCAGTCGATCAGCTCCGGCGGGTGCTCGGCCCCCTCCCCCGCGCCGAAGAGGCTCACCTGGGAGGAAGCGAGGTCCCGCCGCTCCGCCTCTTCCAGGGCAATGCCCACCGAGGCGAGCAGGCTCGCCCGATGCTCGTTCACCGAGTCGAAGGCGCCGGCGCGCACCAGCGATTCCACCACGCGCCGGTTCACCAGGCGCTTGTCCACCCGCCGGCAGAAGTCGAACAGGCTGCGGAACGGCCCGCCCTCGGCTCGGGCGGCGAGGATGCACTCGATGGCCGCCTGGCCCGTGCCCTTGATGGCGCCGAGGCCGTAGCGGAGGGTGCGCTCGTCCACCGGGACGAAGCGGTAGCCGCTCTGGTTCACGTCCGGCGCGAGTCACGGTGAGTCCGTTCTGCCTGGCGTCCTCGTAGAGCTGCTCCACCTTGTCGGTGTCATCCATCACCGCGGAGAGGTTCGCCGCCATGAAAGCCGCCGGATGGTGAGCTTTCATGTACGCCGTCTGGTAGGCCACCAGGGCGTAGGCGGCGGCGTGGGACTTGTTGAAGCCGTAGCCCGCGAACTTCTCCATGAGATCGAAGAGCTGGGTCGCCTTGTCCCGGCGCACCCCGTTCTTCTGCGCGCCGGCGACGAAGATCTCCCGGTGCCTCGCCATCTCCTCGGGCTTCTTCTTGCCCATGGCCCGCCGCAGCAGATCCGCGCCGCCCAGGGTGTAGCCGCCGATCACCTGGGCGATCTGCATCACCTGCTCCTGGTACACCATGATCCCGTAGGTGGGGCCGAGGATCGGCTCCAGCCTCGGGTCCAGGTATTCCACCGCCTTGCGCCCGTGCTTGCGCTCGATAAACTCCGGGATGAGATCCATGGGACCCGGGCGGTAGAGCGCCACCAGGGCGATCAAGTCCTCGAAGCGGTCGGGCCGGGCCCGCTTCAACAGATCCCGCATGCCACGGGATTCGAACTGGAACACCGCGGTGGTGTTGGCGCTGGAGAAGATCCTGTAGGTGTCCGGGTCGCCCAGGGGCAGGGACTCCAGGGACAGGGGGGAGGCGGGGTCGAGCTCGCGCACGTAGCGCAGCGTCCAGTCGAGAATGGTGAGGGTGGTCAGGCCGAGGAAGTCGAACTTCACCAGCCCGATCTTCTCCACGTCGTCCTTGTCCAGCTGAGAGACCACGCTCTGGGAGCCCTGAGCCGCGTACAGGGGGCAGAAATCGGTGAGCCGCCCCGGGGCGATCAGCACGCCCCCCGCGTGCATGCCCACGTTGCGTGTCAGGCCCTCCAGCCGCTCGGCCAGCGCGAGCAACTCCTGCACCTCTTCCTCGTTCTTCTCCCGCTCGGCAAGCAGGGGCTCCGCCTGCCGCGCGTCGGCAAGGGTGATGTGCTTGCCCGGCTGGAAAGGGATCAGCTTCGCTAACTGGTCGCAAAAGTTGTACCCCAGGTCCAGCACCCGCCCCACGTCCCGCACCACGGCCCGCGCCGCCATGGTGCCGAAAGTGGCGATCTGGGAGACGCTCTCGTGACCGTATTTCTCCCGCACGTACTCGATCACCCGGTCGCGCCCGTCCTGGCAGAAGTCGATGTCGAAGTCGGGCATGGACACCCGTTCCGGGTTCAGGAAGCGCTCGAACAGCAGGTCGTAGCGGATGGGATCCAGGTCGGTGATGCCCAGGGAGTAGGCCACGAGAGAGCCCGCGCCGGAGCCACGTCCCGGCCCCACCGGCACGCCGTTCGACTTCGCCCAGTTGATGAAGTCGGCCACGATCAGGAAGTAGCCGGAGAAGCCCATCTGCTGGATGGTCTCGATCTCAAAGGCGAGCCGCTCCCGGTAGCGGGGCGCCGCCCGTTCGCGCTCTTCCGCGTCGGGGAAAAGCCGGGTGAGCCGGCGCTCGAGGCCCGCCCGCGCCTCCCGCTCCAGGTATTCGTCCAGGGACGCACCCTCGGGCGTGGGGAAGCGGGGGAGTTTCGCCTTGCCCAGCTCGATTTCCAGGTTGCAGCGCCGGGCGATTTCCACGCTGTTGGCGAGCGCTTCCGGCAGGTCGGCGAAGAGGGCCCCCATCTCCGCCTGGGTCTTGAAGTACTGTTCGGGGGTGAAGGCCTTGGGCCGGCGCTGGTCGGACAGGATGTAGCCCCCGGCGATGCACACCCGCGCCTCGTGGGCGCGGAAGTCCCCGGGCGCCAGGAACTGGACCGGGTGGGTCGCCACGACCGGCAGTCCCAGGCGGGCGGCTAGGGCCGCGGCGGCCCTGGTGCAGCTTTCGGCGTTGGGCGTGCCGTCCCGCTGGAGCTCCAGGTAGAAGCGGGCGGGGAAAAGCCGGGCGTAGTCCAGGCAAAGCGAGCGGGCCCGCTCGGCGTCACCCCGGGCCAGGGCCGCGCCCACATCGCCGTGGTGAGCGCCGGAGAGCAGGATCAGCCCTTCGGTGCCCTCCTCTTCGAACCACCCTTTCCTGATCTCGGGCCGACCCCGGTGCTGGTTTTCCAGGTAGGCCCGGGTCAACAGCCGCGACAGCCGCAGGTAGCCTTCCCGGGACTGACACAGGAGCAGGATCCGGTGGGCGTTGGCCCGGTCGGCCTCGTTGGTGAGCCACAGGTCGCAGCCGATGACCGGCTTCACCCCCTGGCCGCGGGCGGCCTCGTAGAACTTCACCATGCCGAACACGTTGGCGAGATCGGTGAGGGCCAGCGCCGGCATGCGGTCTTCCCGGGCCCGGCGTACCGCGTCCTCAATCCGCACGATGCCGTCCACGATGGAGTATTCGCTGTGGAGCCTCAGGTGGACGAAAGCGGGATCGGGCATGGGCGCTACAATGGCGCGCGCTTCGAAGTCGGGAGCGTGCCCCCAACGGCAGCACGCGGTGAAATTCTACCTCAGGCGGCAACACCCCTTGAACCGAATCGATCTGGACACGCGCGCCGGGGTTCCTGAAGGTTCCTTACGCCAGCATTTCGAAGGCAACGTGGCGGTGGCCGCGCCGGACGCGGTACACGCCGAAGTCCTTGCGATCGATGGTGAAAATCCTCTGTAACCGGAGCTGCTCGGCAGCAACGACCAGGGACGCGTCGGCCAGGTCCATCGGCACGTCGCGGTAGCGGATCATCAGCTCGAACGCGCGCCCGAGCGTGGGCTCGTCGAGGAACTAGACGCTTAAGCCCCCGCCGGCGACGAAATCCATCAGGCGCTGCGCTCCATTGCTCCCCGGAGCGAGCAAATGGAACGCCTCCGCGAGAACCGGCGTCGTGGTGCAAAGCGGCTCGTTCACGCGCTTGAGCCGATCCACGTACCTGCCGTGCCACTCGTCGGCCGGATCGAACAACGCAACCAGCGGGCCTATATCGACGAGGATCACCTGGCAACCGCGGGTCAAGGGTCCTTTCTGGTCCGGGTGTTGGCCAAACCGGGGGGCTCGGGATGGAACGCGCCCCGTTGCCCGGATATCTTCTTGCGATGTTTGCGCCGGATCACCTCCGCGACGGCGTGCTTCGCGTCCGCGGCAGCGGCCCGGGACCAGCCGCCGGCGCCTAGGTCCAAGCGCCGGTAGACTTCGTAGGGCCGGAGGGAGCCCTCGTGCCGAGCGTGTTTCTCGTATGCCTCCAAACCGCGCTTGAGCACTTCGGAGATGGAGAGGCCGGTCGCCTTGCGCAGTCTGGAGAAGGTTCTCTCGGCGTCTTCGTCGAGCCTTACCGTGCGGGTGCCCATTGGTCTTGCCCGCCGATGCGCGTCTTTGTAATACGGAATGTAATACGAAATATTCCGGGTCAACGCGCTGTCCGCCTTGCTCCGGTTCCCTGGAGAGACGCGCCGGCGGTCCCCGTTCTTGCGGCAGGCGCTGCCCTATAATGCTCCCCATCGACCCTGCTGCTCCTTCCCCGATGGGATCCGCCCGCCTCCTGTTCCTGGCCGCCCTCGCGTTCACCCCCGCCGCGGCCCAGGTCTACAAGTCCACCCTGCCCGACGGCCGGGTGGTCTACGGGGACAAGCCCGCGCCGGGGGCGCGGAAGGTGGAGCAGATGGCGGCGGCGCCCCAGCCTTCGGAAGCGGAACGGCAAGCTGGCGAAGCGCAGCGGCAAAAGGCCCTGGAGCGGGCCGAGCAGACCGCCGCGCGGCTGCGCGAGCGGGAGCGTGAGCGGGCGGCCGCCGAGGAAGAAGTGCGCCGGGCGGAAGCGGCCCTCGAGGAGGCGCGGCAGGCCCGGGAGGCGGGGCGTGCGCCGCTCCCGGGGGAGTACCTGGGCACGGCGGGTGGCGGAATGCGCCCCACCGAGGTCTACCAGGCCCGACAGCGGGCCCTGGAGGAAGCCGTCTCCGCTGCCGAGGCGCAGCTCGCCCGGGCCCGCCAGGCGCTGGAGGCGCTGCGCTGAGGGCGATGCGCTCCGGTAAACCGAGCCGGTCCAGCTTCCTGACGATCCGCGGGGTGCGCTACCACGTGCGCCGTTGGGGGCCGCCCGATGGGCCCCCGCTCTTTCTGTTGCACGGCTGGATGGACGTCTCGGCCTCCTTCCAGTTTCTGGTGGATGCCCTCGAAGGGCCCTGGCAGTGCATCGCCCCCGACTGGCGCGGCTTCGGGCTCTCCGGCTGGAACGAAGAGGGCTACTGGTTCCCCGATTACCTGGCGGACCTGGACGCCCTGCTCGATCTTTGCCCCGGCCGGGGGCTCGTTCCGCTGGTAGGCCACAGCATGGGCGGCAACATCGCCTGTCTCTACGCCGGGGTGCGGCCCGAACGGGTGAGCCGCGTGGTGTCCCTGGAAGGCTTCGGGCTCCCCGCCACCCGCCCGGAAGAGGCCCCCGAACGCTACCGGCGCTGGCTGGATGAGCTGAAGACCCCTGCGGCCTTCTCCGACTATCCTTCGCTGGAGGCGGTGGCCGCGCGGCTGCGGAAAAACAATCCGCGCCTCACCGAACACCAGGCCCGGTTCCTCGCCCCCCACTGGGCCGCGCCCGGCCCCGACGGCCGGGTGCGGCCGCGCAGCGACCCCCAGCATAAGCGGGTGAACCCGGTCCTCTACCGGCTGGAGGAGGCGATGGCCTGCTGGCGCGGGATCGAGGCGCCGGTGCTGTGGGTGCTGGGGGAGGAGTCCGCCCTCGCCCGCCGGCGCCGGGAAGCCCCGGAAGAGTTCGACCAGCGCAGCGCCGCCATCCGCCGGCTGCGGGTGGAGACCCTGGCGGGTGCCGGCCATATGATGCACCATGACCAGCCCCGCGCCCTGGCGCGGCTGGTCGAAGCGTTTTTAATGGAGTCCTGATATGGCCGTTGCGACGCCGAGGGTCCTGGACTGGTACTTCGACTACGTCTCGCCCTTTTCCTACCTGCAGCTCGAAGCGTTCCACCGCCTGCCGGCCGGCGTGACCGTGCGGCCGCGGCCGATCCTCTTCGCCGGACTCCTGGACGCATGGGGGCACAAGGGGCCGGCCGAGATCCCGGAGAAGCGCAAGTTCACCTACCGCTTCGCGGTATGGACCGCGGGCAAGTACGGCATCCCCTTGAAGTTTCCGCCGGCCCACCCGTTCAACCCCCTCAAGCCCCTGCGCCTCACGGTGGCCCTCGGCGAACAGCCGGCCGTGATCCGCCACATCTTCCGCTTCATCTGGCGGGAAGGCCGGCTGGTGGAAGATCCCAAGGAGTGGGCGCGGCTCGCCGCGGAGCTGGGCGCGCCGGACGCGGACGCGAAGATCGCCCAGCCCTGGGTCAAGGAGCGGCTGAAAGCGAACGGCGAGGAGGCCGTCGGCCGCGGCGTTTTCGGCGTGCCCACCTTCTGGGTCGAGGCAGAGTTGTTCTGGGGCTTCGACGCCACCGATTTCCTGCTCGCCTTCCTGGAGAACCCGGGTCTCTTGCGCGAAGGCGAGCTGGCCCGCGTCTCCAGCCTTCCCGCCGCCACCCAGCGCAAGGGCCACCCATGAGGCTGCCGCCCCGGCGGCCTTGCCGGGCCTGGGCGCCCGGGGCACGCCTTCTGGACAAAGGGGGGCGCTTGGGCTAGATTCCTCTGCGGCCCGGAAGGAATCACAACGATTACAAGGCCTAACGTTTTCCACCCCAAACGCCATCGAGAGGAGAGAACAACATGAAACTCAGAAGCCGCATCGCCACCGCGGCCGCCGTCGTCGTCGCCCTCGTCGCGGCGCCGGCCCTGGCCGCCGAGCTCACCGGCACGATGAAGAAGATCAAGGACACCGGCGCCATCGTGATCGGCCACCGGGAGGCGTCAATCCCGTTCTCCTATCTGGACGACCAGCAGCGGCCCATCGGCTACTCCATGGACATCTGCGCTCGCATCGTGGAGGCGGTGAAGAAAGAGCTCAACATGCCCAATCTCCAGGTGCGGTACAACCCGGTGACGCCCCAGACGCGCATCCCCCTCATGGCCAACGGCACCATCGACCTGGAGTGCGGCTCCACCACCAACACCGTGGAGCGCCAGAAACAGGTGGGCTTCGCCGTGACCACCTTCATCACCGGCACCAAGCTGCTGGTGAAGAAGGACTCCGGGATCAAGAGCATCGACGACCTGAAGGGCAAGACCGTGGTGGTGACCCAGGGGACCACCAACGAGCGGGCGGTGAAGCAGATCAACGACGAGAAGAATCTGGGCATCCGCTTTCTTCACGCCAAGGACCACGCCGAGTCGTTCCTGACCGTGGAGACGGGCCGGGCGGTGGCCTTCCCCATGGATCACATCCTGCTCTACGGTCTGATCGCCAACTCCAAGAACCCGGCCGAGTGGGACGTGGTGGGCGACTTCCTGTCCTTCGATCCCTACGCCGTCATGCTACGCAAGGACGACCCCCAGTGGAAGAAGTTCGTCGACGCCGTGATCATCGGCCTGATGAAGAGCGGCGAGCTGGAGAAGCTCTACAATAAGTGGTTCCTGTCGCCGATTCCGCCCAAGAACGTGACGCTCAACGTGCCCATGACCCCGCAGCTCGTGGAGCAGTTCAAGAACCCCAACGACAAGGGCGCGTAAAGCGCGCAGTCAGCCTGGGGAGGGGCATCCGGCCCCTCCCCGTCGTTTCAAGCCCGCGCAATGCAGTACAACTGGAACTGGGGCATTTTCTTCCAGCCCGCCTTTTCCGGGGGCGGAACCTACCTGGACTGGATCCTTTCCGGGCTCAAGTGGACCGTCCTGGTGTCCCTGGCGGCCTGGGCGATCGCCTTCAGCCTGGGCTCGGTCATCGGCGTCCTGCGCACGACACCCGTCAAGCCGCTGCGCGCGATTGCCACCTGGTACGTGGAGCTGTTCCGCAACGTGCCGCTGCTGGTGCAGATGTTCCTGTGGTTCTTCGTAGTGCCGGAGCTCCTGCCCAAGGCCTGGGGCGATTGGCTCAAGCAGGAACTACCCCTGCCCGCCTTCTGGACCGCGGTGGTGAGCCTGGGCACCTACACCGCTTCCCGGGTCGCCGAGCAGGTGCGCTCCGGCATCCAGTCGATCCCCAAAGGGCAGACCTACGCGGGGCTCGCCATGGGGCTGTCGCTGCCCCAGGTGTACCGCCACGTGCTGCTCCCCATGGCCTACCGGATCATCATCCCGCCCTTGACCTCCGAGTTCCTGACCATTTTCAAGAACTCCTCCGTGGCCCTCACCATTGGGCTCCTGGAGCTCACCGCCCAGAGCCGCCAGATCACCGACTTCACCTTCCACGGCTTCGAGGCCTTCACCGTGGCCACGCTCCTGTACGTGATGATCACCATGATCGTCATGGTGGGCATGCGGATCCTGGAAGCCCGGGTGCGGGTCCCGGGCTACATCGGCAGCGGCGGACGGTAGCCCATGTTCGGGGAATTCGACTTCAATGTGATCGTGCGGGCGCTGCCTTTCCTGTGGCAGGGCATGCAGTTCTCCCTCTACCTCACGGCCCTTGCCATGGCAGGAGGCATCGTGCTGGGCACGCTGCTCGCCCTCATGCGGCTCTCCCGCTTCAAGCTCCTCAACCTGCCCGCGGGCGCCTACGTCAACCTGCTGCGCTCCATTCCCCTCATCCTGGTGATCTTCTGGTTCTACTTCCTGGTGCCCATCGTCATGCGCGCCATCCAGGGCACCGAGTACGCCGCGGGCATCGGCCCGTTCTACTCCGCCCTTATCGCCTTCACCCTGTTCGAGGCCGCCTACTATTGCGAGATCATCCGCGCCGGCATCCAGAGCGTGCCCAAGGGCCAGGTCAACGCTGCCTACGCCCTCGGGCTCTCCTATGGCCAGGCGATGCGCCACGTGGTACTGCCCCAGGCGTTCCGCAACATGGTCCCGATCCTGCTCACCCAGGGCATCATCCTGTTCCAGGACACCTCCCTGGTGTACGTGGTGGGCCTGTCCGACTTCATGGGGGTGGCGAGCAAGGTGGCCCAGCGGGACGGCCGCCTGGTGGAGCTCTATCTCTTCGCCGCCCTCGTGTATTTCGTCATGTGCTACGCCGCCTCCTACTTGGTGAAGCGCTTGCAACAGAGGTTCTCCGTATGATCACGATCAAGAACGTCTCCAAGTGGTACGGGAACTTCCAGGTGCTCAAGAACTGCTCCACCCACGTGGACAAGGGCCAGGTGGTGGTGGTGTGCGGCCCATCCGGTTCGGGAAAGTCGACCCTGATCAAGTGCGTGAACGGGCTGGAACCGTTCCAGGAGGGAGAGATCATTGTCAATGGCGTGTCGGTGGGGGACCCGAAGACCAACCTCACCAAGCTGCGCTCCCAGGTGGGCATGGTGTTCCAGCACTTCGAGCTGTTCCCCCACATGAAGGTCATCGACAACGTCAACCTGGCCCAGGTCAAGGTGCTGGGCCGGTCCAAGGAGGAAGCCACCGAGAAGTCGTTGAAGCTCCTGGACCGGGTCGGCCTCAAGGATCAGGCGTACAAGTACCCCGGGCAGCTCTCCGGCGGCCAGCAGCAGCGGGTGGCCATCGCCCGGGCGCTGGCTATGGACCCGGTGTGCATGCTGTTCGACGAGCCTACCTCCGCCCTCGACCCGGAGATGATCAACGAGGTGCTGGACGTGATGGTGGAGCTCGCCCGGGAAGGCATGACCATGATGGTGGTCACCCACGAGATGGGCTTCGCGCGCAAGGTAGCCCACCGGGTGGTCTTCATGGACGAGGGCGAGATTGTGGAGGACGCTCTCAAGGAGGATTTCTTCGGCAAGCCCCGCTCCGACCGGGCCCAGCAGTTCCTGTCCAAGATCCTTCATCACTGAAGCCCGCGGGGCCGTCAGCCGGCGCCAGCCTGCAGCCTTGATCACGGGCCAGACCAGGGTCGACACTTACCCCAGCCCCGCCACCAGGAGGGCGAGGAGAACGACACTCCCCAGGACCGTCTATTCAGTCTTCGAGGGTGAAACCCATCTTGAGAGTCACCTGCCAATGGGCCACCTTGCCCTCGGCGATGGCGCCCCGGGTTTCCACGATCTGGAACCAGTGAAGGTTGCGCAGCGTCTTCGACGCCTTGGCGATCGCGTTCTGCACCGCATCCTCGATGCTGGTGCTCGACGAGCCGGTCAGCTCGATCAGCTTGTACACATGGTCGGTCATGGTCATCCTCCTTTCGATCGACTTGCCCTCCCTCCGCGGAAGCCCGATTCAAGCAAACACATCCGCGTAGGCAAACAGACCCGGCAGCCCGCCGGTGTGCAGAAACGCCACCGTCTCGTCGCGGCCGATCCCGCCCTTGCGCGCGAGGTCCACGAGCCCCGCCATGGCCTTGCCGGTGTACACCGGATCGAGGAGCAGGCCTTCGGTGCCCGCGGCCAGGGCGAGCGCCTCCTTCATCGGCTGCGTCGGTTCACCGTAGCCCGCCCCGAGGTAGGCGTCGGTCACCTCCACCGCCTCGTCCGGCGGCGCCGACTCGGAACCAAGGGCCCCCGCGGCTTGAGCGGCAAGCCGGGTGACCAGCGGCCGCTGCTCGGACGCGCTCGCGCGCACGGCGATGCCCGTCACCCGGACCGCTGCACCCATCACGTGGAAACCGGCCACGAGCCCCGCGTGGCTGCCGCCGCTGCCGCTGGCGAGCACCACCCGGTCGAGGTGGACGCCCTGGGCCCGCGCCTGGGCCAGAAGCTCAACGGCGCATTCGGCGTAGCCGAGATCGCCGAGAAGGCACGTGCCGCCGCGAGGGATGACGTAAGGTTTCGCCCCTTGGGAGGCAAGCTTCGCCGCCAGCCGCTCCATCGCCGCCGTCGGCTCCTCGCCCGGTTCGAGGGCATGGAGGCGGGCGCCCAGCAGCCGATCGAGCAGCAGGTTGCCGCCCCGGGTGTATTCGATGCCCGCGTCCGGGCGGGAGGGCGAGAGCAGCAGATGGCAGGCGAGCCCAAGCCGGGCGGCCGCGGCGGCGGTCTGGCGGGCGTGGTTCGACTGCCACGCGCCGGTGGTGATGAGGGTGTCCGCCCCGCGGGCGAGGGCCTCGCCCAACAGGTATTCCAGCTTGCGGACCTTGTTGCCGCCGCCCCCGAGCCCCGTCAAGTCGTCGCGCTTGACCCACAACCGCAACCCGCCGAGGGCCCGCCCCAGCCGCGAGAGCGGCTCCAGGGGCGTGGGCTTGACCGCCAGCGACAACTTGGGATAGCGGCCGAGCTGCTCCATCAGCACGTCAGCCGCGGACATTTTCAGTATCCCACCGCCTGGCCATCGGCCCGGGGCTCGGACGCCCCCAGGTAGCCGCCCTCCAGGCGGTAGATAGCCTGGGCGCGCCCGAATTCCGTGGCGAAGCGGGGCGCGACCCGCACGACGTGGCCCCGGCGCCGGAGCGCCTCCACGGTGGCCGCCGGCATGGAATGCTCCACCGCCAGGATATCGCCGGGATCGATCCGCCAGCGGGGCCCGTCGGCCGCCGCCTGGGGGTTCTGGCGGTAGTCGGCGAGCCGCACCAGTATCTGCACGTGGCCCTGCGCCTGCATGGCACCTCCCATCACGCCGAAGCTCATCACCGGCGCGCCGTCCCGGGTAACGAAGCCGGGAATGATGGTGTGCAACGGCCGTTTGCCGCCGGCCACCTGGTTGGGGTGTCCCTCGGCCAGGACGAAGCCCGCGCCCCGGTTCTGCAGGCTCACACCGGTGCCCGGCACCACCACGCCCGAGCCGAAGCCCATGTAGTTGGACTGGATCAATGACACCATCATGCCAGAGGCGTCGGCGGCGGTGAGGTACACGGTGCCGCCGCCCGGGTGCCTGTGAGCGGGGCGGGAAGCTTTCTTCCTGTCGATGCGCGTCACCCGCTCCCGGAGATAGGCCGGGTCGAGAAGCTCGGCGGGAGTCACGGTCATGGAAGCCGGATCCCCCACATAGCGATAGAGGTCGGCGAA is a genomic window of Burkholderiales bacterium containing:
- a CDS encoding hypothetical protein (possible pseudo, frameshifted); translated protein: MPDPAFVHLRLHSEYSIVDGIVRIEDAVRRAREDRMPALALTDLANVFGMVKFYEAARGQGVKPVIGCDLWLTNEADRANAHRILLLCQSREGYLRLSRLLTRAYLENQHRGRPEIRKGWFEEEGTEGLILLSGAHHGDVGAALARGDAERARSLCLDYARLFPARFYLELQRDGTPNAESCTRAAAALAARLGLPVVATHPVQFLAPGDFRAHEARVCIAGGYILSDQRRPKAFTPEQYFKTQAEMGALFADLPEALANSVEIARRCNLEIELGKAKLPRFPTPEGASLDEYLEREARAGLERRLTRLFPDAEERERAAPRYRERLAFEIETIQQMGFSGYFLIVADFINWAKSNGVPVGPGRGSGAGSLVAYSLGITDLDPIRYDLLFERFLNPERVSMPDFDIDFCQDGRDRVIEYVREKYGHESVSQIATFGTMAARAVVRDVGRVLDLGYNFCDQLAKLIPFQPGKHITLADARQAEPLLAEREKNEEEVQELLALAERLEGLTRNVGMHAGGVLIAPGRLTDFCPLYAAQGSQSVVSQLDKDDVEKIGLVKFDFLGLTTLTILDWTLRYVRELDPASPLSLESLPLGDPDTYRIFSSANTTAVFQFESRGMRDLLKRARPDRFEDLIALVALYRPGPMDLIPEFIERKHGRKAVEYLDPRLEPILGPTYGIMVYQEQVMQIAQVIGGYTLGGADLLRRAMGKKKPEEMARHREIFVAGAQKNGVRRDKATQLFDLMEKFAGYGFNKSHAAAYALVAYQTAYMKAHHPAAFMAANLSAVMDDTDKVEQLYEDARQNGLTVTRAGREPERLPLRPGGRAHPPLRPRRHQGHGPGGHRVHPRRPSRGRAVPQPVRLLPAGGQAPGEPARGGIAGARRRLRLGERASGEPARLGGHCPGRGGAAGPRFLPGEPLRRGGGGRAPAGADRLPPVERGRAAAKRKARSGLLPLGPSVQRLRPGSLRLREDPPGRAAALPE
- a CDS encoding alpha/beta hydrolase, whose protein sequence is MRSGKPSRSSFLTIRGVRYHVRRWGPPDGPPLFLLHGWMDVSASFQFLVDALEGPWQCIAPDWRGFGLSGWNEEGYWFPDYLADLDALLDLCPGRGLVPLVGHSMGGNIACLYAGVRPERVSRVVSLEGFGLPATRPEEAPERYRRWLDELKTPAAFSDYPSLEAVAARLRKNNPRLTEHQARFLAPHWAAPGPDGRVRPRSDPQHKRVNPVLYRLEEAMACWRGIEAPVLWVLGEESALARRRREAPEEFDQRSAAIRRLRVETLAGAGHMMHHDQPRALARLVEAFLMES
- a CDS encoding isomerase; translated protein: MAVATPRVLDWYFDYVSPFSYLQLEAFHRLPAGVTVRPRPILFAGLLDAWGHKGPAEIPEKRKFTYRFAVWTAGKYGIPLKFPPAHPFNPLKPLRLTVALGEQPAVIRHIFRFIWREGRLVEDPKEWARLAAELGAPDADAKIAQPWVKERLKANGEEAVGRGVFGVPTFWVEAELFWGFDATDFLLAFLENPGLLREGELARVSSLPAATQRKGHP
- a CDS encoding amino acid ABC transporter substrate-binding protein; the protein is MKLRSRIATAAAVVVALVAAPALAAELTGTMKKIKDTGAIVIGHREASIPFSYLDDQQRPIGYSMDICARIVEAVKKELNMPNLQVRYNPVTPQTRIPLMANGTIDLECGSTTNTVERQKQVGFAVTTFITGTKLLVKKDSGIKSIDDLKGKTVVVTQGTTNERAVKQINDEKNLGIRFLHAKDHAESFLTVETGRAVAFPMDHILLYGLIANSKNPAEWDVVGDFLSFDPYAVMLRKDDPQWKKFVDAVIIGLMKSGELEKLYNKWFLSPIPPKNVTLNVPMTPQLVEQFKNPNDKGA
- a CDS encoding glutamate ABC transporter permease; this encodes MQYNWNWGIFFQPAFSGGGTYLDWILSGLKWTVLVSLAAWAIAFSLGSVIGVLRTTPVKPLRAIATWYVELFRNVPLLVQMFLWFFVVPELLPKAWGDWLKQELPLPAFWTAVVSLGTYTASRVAEQVRSGIQSIPKGQTYAGLAMGLSLPQVYRHVLLPMAYRIIIPPLTSEFLTIFKNSSVALTIGLLELTAQSRQITDFTFHGFEAFTVATLLYVMITMIVMVGMRILEARVRVPGYIGSGGR
- a CDS encoding glutamate/aspartate transporter permease GltK, which produces MFGEFDFNVIVRALPFLWQGMQFSLYLTALAMAGGIVLGTLLALMRLSRFKLLNLPAGAYVNLLRSIPLILVIFWFYFLVPIVMRAIQGTEYAAGIGPFYSALIAFTLFEAAYYCEIIRAGIQSVPKGQVNAAYALGLSYGQAMRHVVLPQAFRNMVPILLTQGIILFQDTSLVYVVGLSDFMGVASKVAQRDGRLVELYLFAALVYFVMCYAASYLVKRLQQRFSV
- the gltL gene encoding glutamate/aspartate ABC transporter ATP-binding protein, whose amino-acid sequence is MITIKNVSKWYGNFQVLKNCSTHVDKGQVVVVCGPSGSGKSTLIKCVNGLEPFQEGEIIVNGVSVGDPKTNLTKLRSQVGMVFQHFELFPHMKVIDNVNLAQVKVLGRSKEEATEKSLKLLDRVGLKDQAYKYPGQLSGGQQQRVAIARALAMDPVCMLFDEPTSALDPEMINEVLDVMVELAREGMTMMVVTHEMGFARKVAHRVVFMDEGEIVEDALKEDFFGKPRSDRAQQFLSKILHH
- a CDS encoding D-cysteine desulfhydrase, producing the protein MSAADVLMEQLGRYPKLSLAVKPTPLEPLSRLGRALGGLRLWVKRDDLTGLGGGGNKVRKLEYLLGEALARGADTLITTGAWQSNHARQTAAAAARLGLACHLLLSPSRPDAGIEYTRGGNLLLDRLLGARLHALEPGEEPTAAMERLAAKLASQGAKPYVIPRGGTCLLGDLGYAECAVELLAQARAQGVHLDRVVLASGSGGSHAGLVAGFHVMGAAVRVTGIAVRASASEQRPLVTRLAAQAAGALGSESAPPDEAVEVTDAYLGAGYGEPTQPMKEALALAAGTEGLLLDPVYTGKAMAGLVDLARKGGIGRDETVAFLHTGGLPGLFAYADVFA